A single window of Nicoliella spurrieriana DNA harbors:
- a CDS encoding APC family permease, translated as MDEKTNSGELIQTTYVDEHEESNLKPNSLSFFEVIGESIANIAPTATPVMNIAVVFALAGNSTWIAYLFATVACILLAKQINVFAKRYATSGSIYTYVNKSIGRRAGFVAGSSIFFAYITTAVSMMGGFAIYLHNLLAYFNLSVPYYILAAIGIISVWFMAQRGVELSTRAMMVLEMTSVSLISILGLIILATHHFDINPNNVDFTNISMGNVTSGLVLAFFGFVGFEGAASMGKEAKKPLRNVPRAVMISPIIAGVFFIIMSMVMIMGFNGSGHNLGTSTNPLSFLSEANHVGFFGYCITLGATISFWSGSVGIITAGSRIMMRMGHEHYLPKVVTKVNEKKRTPTISIGILSLLIGSLIVGFSAFTQISDAYDWFSTIAVWGFLVPYLMVTISAPIFLRKLNELKVRDVLMSLITGILLIIPIVGSIYPQPQGIASIFPYIFVGWIIITSILGEYRYKKDSVKEK; from the coding sequence ATGGACGAAAAAACTAATTCTGGTGAATTAATTCAAACAACATATGTTGATGAGCATGAGGAATCGAATTTAAAGCCCAATTCGCTATCATTCTTTGAAGTGATTGGGGAGTCAATTGCAAACATTGCGCCCACCGCAACACCGGTGATGAACATCGCGGTGGTATTTGCCCTAGCTGGAAATAGTACTTGGATTGCATATCTATTTGCAACGGTAGCCTGTATTTTATTGGCAAAACAAATTAATGTGTTTGCAAAACGATATGCAACTTCTGGTAGCATTTATACCTATGTTAATAAAAGCATTGGGCGCAGAGCAGGGTTTGTAGCGGGATCTAGTATCTTCTTTGCATACATTACGACAGCGGTTTCCATGATGGGTGGATTTGCAATTTATTTGCACAATTTATTAGCATATTTCAATCTATCAGTTCCATACTACATCCTTGCAGCGATTGGCATTATAAGCGTTTGGTTCATGGCGCAGCGCGGCGTTGAACTGTCGACTAGGGCAATGATGGTTCTAGAAATGACATCGGTCTCATTAATTTCGATTTTAGGATTGATCATTTTAGCTACGCATCATTTTGACATTAATCCGAATAACGTTGATTTTACAAATATTTCAATGGGAAACGTCACTTCCGGTTTGGTATTAGCATTTTTTGGGTTTGTTGGGTTCGAAGGGGCTGCTTCAATGGGGAAGGAAGCTAAGAAACCACTAAGAAACGTCCCCCGCGCCGTTATGATTAGTCCCATCATTGCCGGAGTGTTCTTCATCATTATGTCAATGGTAATGATTATGGGCTTCAACGGTAGTGGGCATAATTTAGGAACTTCCACCAATCCGCTTTCATTTTTATCAGAAGCCAACCACGTTGGATTCTTTGGCTACTGTATTACCCTGGGGGCGACAATTAGTTTTTGGTCCGGAAGCGTTGGTATCATTACTGCCGGTTCTAGAATTATGATGCGGATGGGCCATGAACACTATCTACCGAAGGTGGTCACTAAGGTCAACGAAAAGAAAAGAACTCCAACGATTTCAATTGGGATCCTAAGTTTATTAATTGGTTCCTTAATTGTTGGATTTTCAGCTTTTACCCAGATTAGCGATGCGTATGACTGGTTCAGTACGATTGCGGTTTGGGGATTCTTGGTCCCATACCTAATGGTAACGATTAGTGCACCCATTTTTCTGCGTAAATTAAATGAATTGAAAGTTAGGGATGTTTTAATGTCGTTGATTACTGGCATCCTATTGATCATTCCGATTGTGGGTAGTATCTATCCACAACCACAAGGGATTGCTAGCATTTTCCCATACATCTTTGTTGGATGGATTATCATTACTTCGATTCTTGGTGAGTATCGGTACAAAAAGGATTCAGTCAAAGAGAAGTAA
- a CDS encoding aspartate aminotransferase family protein, with product MPNTADLTSLRDSLPSVTGVFPGPKAQAILDRRAKNVPSAVLCNYPLVIKRGQGAMIEDVDGNRFVDWVGGVGVMNVGYGQPKVVEAVKNQADNFFHSMANISTHKGYIDLAERINALAPTKQGVNKTMFVNSGAEAIENAVKIAKAYTGRSNIIAFSGAFHGRTALTSTLTAKKTFSAGIEPAMGGVYRATFPYLYRAPKGYSKEESIQYYLDNIQYIFEQGVPANQVAAFVMEPIQGEGGFIPAPFEYVKALRKICDEHGIMLIADEVQTGFARSGRLFVSNYWKENGCAPDIIAMAKSIAAGVPLSGVTAGVDIMDKVQDVIVGGIGGTFGGNALACASGLQVLDIIENEKLADRALKVGKLAKEGFEALQDKYEEIGDVRGIGSMVGLEFVKDRDSKEPYPELVAKIIQTAVSKGLVIEMAGVKSNVIRFLCPLVVTEDQLNAGMDILDASIQESLAELK from the coding sequence ATGCCAAACACTGCAGATTTAACAAGTTTAAGAGATTCTCTCCCTAGCGTAACTGGAGTCTTTCCCGGACCAAAGGCACAGGCAATTTTAGATCGCCGTGCTAAAAACGTCCCTTCAGCCGTTCTATGTAATTATCCATTAGTTATCAAACGCGGGCAGGGAGCCATGATCGAAGATGTCGACGGCAATCGATTTGTTGATTGGGTCGGTGGCGTTGGTGTAATGAACGTCGGATATGGTCAACCGAAGGTGGTTGAGGCGGTAAAGAACCAAGCTGATAACTTTTTTCACAGTATGGCTAACATCAGCACCCACAAGGGTTATATTGACCTAGCAGAACGAATCAATGCGCTCGCCCCAACCAAACAGGGAGTTAATAAAACCATGTTCGTTAATTCTGGAGCTGAAGCAATTGAAAATGCGGTTAAAATCGCTAAGGCGTATACCGGACGCAGTAACATCATTGCCTTTTCCGGCGCCTTTCATGGTAGAACTGCCCTAACTTCCACCTTAACCGCTAAAAAAACATTCTCCGCTGGGATTGAACCAGCAATGGGTGGCGTTTATCGAGCTACGTTCCCATACCTATACCGCGCTCCAAAGGGTTATTCTAAAGAAGAAAGCATTCAATACTATTTAGATAATATTCAATACATTTTTGAACAAGGGGTCCCAGCCAATCAAGTGGCTGCATTCGTTATGGAACCAATTCAAGGTGAAGGTGGTTTCATTCCCGCTCCGTTTGAATATGTAAAAGCACTCCGCAAAATTTGTGACGAACACGGCATCATGTTGATTGCAGACGAAGTCCAAACTGGATTTGCGCGTTCCGGACGCCTATTCGTATCCAACTACTGGAAGGAAAATGGCTGTGCTCCTGATATCATTGCAATGGCAAAGTCAATTGCAGCAGGCGTTCCATTATCCGGAGTCACTGCTGGAGTTGATATTATGGATAAAGTCCAAGACGTAATCGTTGGTGGAATTGGTGGTACCTTTGGTGGAAACGCCCTTGCTTGTGCATCAGGACTGCAAGTTTTGGACATTATCGAAAATGAAAAATTAGCTGATCGGGCATTAAAGGTCGGTAAACTTGCCAAGGAAGGTTTCGAAGCGCTTCAAGATAAATACGAAGAAATCGGTGATGTACGTGGCATTGGTAGCATGGTGGGATTAGAATTTGTGAAGGATCGGGATAGTAAAGAACCATATCCAGAATTAGTGGCCAAAATTATCCAAACTGCTGTTTCCAAGGGTCTGGTAATTGAAATGGCGGGCGTTAAAAGTAACGTTATTCGCTTCTTATGTCCACTAGTGGTAACCGAAGATCAATTGAATGCAGGAATGGACATTTTAGATGCCTCTATCCAAGAATCATTAGCTGAATTAAAATAA